The following are from one region of the Halorussus rarus genome:
- a CDS encoding heptaprenylglyceryl phosphate synthase: MTSLDGAARLLGRAGRGASLAARTVLPVDTNPVPADWTHVTKVDPEDAKKLPLLYPLYLRHTSAVSVGGSADVTARNTEQTFDLLAPASVPVFHEPSGPRHVTPRTRERADLLAIPEVLNGDSESLVGQLGAGTEYIREELVPDLLADALPWLPGFAADGLADLATSWLLADAVFEAYIIQNPDSAAAREANVTEADLLSPREAKQRAMAAERHLESELVYLEYSGTYGGEEAAETLAAIADGLTWSRLWYGGGLDSREHAAAMLDAGADAVVVGDAFHRIADEEADVCERAVDALDADASESAVREWIRENAAVADSHAASYLATIPWLADPERRAERYLIATVRTWLRLRELADAGDGAVAGDRAGGRDRGEAEGRKAAADISTARLHLRRTLGPDAFDRLDSADAALIRRYLGALLAERNDISAHPGDLTDGATDHLALSPQRR; encoded by the coding sequence ATGACGAGTCTGGACGGCGCCGCGCGCCTGCTCGGTCGCGCCGGGCGCGGCGCCTCGCTGGCCGCGCGAACCGTGCTGCCCGTCGACACGAACCCGGTCCCGGCCGACTGGACCCACGTCACCAAGGTCGACCCGGAGGACGCCAAGAAGCTCCCGCTGCTGTACCCCCTCTACCTCCGCCACACCAGCGCGGTGTCGGTCGGCGGGTCGGCCGACGTCACCGCCCGCAACACCGAGCAGACGTTCGACCTGCTCGCGCCCGCGTCGGTTCCCGTCTTCCACGAGCCCAGCGGCCCGCGCCACGTCACGCCCCGGACCCGCGAGCGGGCCGACCTGCTGGCCATCCCGGAGGTGCTGAACGGCGACTCGGAGTCGCTGGTCGGCCAGCTCGGCGCGGGCACCGAGTACATCCGCGAGGAGCTCGTGCCGGACCTGCTCGCCGACGCGCTCCCGTGGCTCCCGGGGTTCGCGGCCGACGGGCTCGCCGACCTCGCCACCTCGTGGCTGCTCGCCGACGCGGTGTTCGAGGCGTACATCATCCAGAACCCCGACAGCGCGGCGGCCCGCGAGGCCAACGTCACCGAGGCCGACCTGCTGTCGCCCCGGGAGGCCAAGCAGCGGGCCATGGCGGCCGAGCGCCACCTCGAGAGCGAGCTCGTCTACCTCGAGTACTCGGGCACCTACGGCGGCGAGGAGGCCGCCGAGACGCTCGCGGCGATTGCCGACGGACTGACGTGGTCGCGGCTCTGGTACGGCGGCGGGCTCGACTCGCGCGAACACGCCGCGGCGATGCTCGACGCCGGCGCCGACGCCGTCGTGGTCGGCGACGCCTTCCACCGGATCGCCGACGAGGAGGCCGACGTCTGCGAGCGAGCGGTCGACGCGCTGGACGCGGACGCGTCGGAGTCGGCGGTCCGGGAGTGGATCCGCGAGAACGCCGCCGTCGCCGACTCGCACGCCGCGAGCTACCTCGCGACGATTCCGTGGCTTGCCGACCCAGAGCGGCGGGCCGAGCGCTACCTGATTGCCACCGTCCGGACGTGGCTCCGCTTGCGGGAGCTGGCCGACGCGGGAGACGGAGCCGTCGCAGGAGATCGGGCGGGCGGGCGCGACCGGGGCGAAGCAGAGGGCCGGAAGGCCGCCGCGGACATCTCGACCGCTCGGCTGCACCTCCGGCGCACGCTCGGCCCCGACGCCTTCGACCGACTTGACTCCGCGGACGCTGCGCTGATTCGGCGGTACCTGGGCGCGCTGCTGGCCGAGCGAAACGACATCTCGGCGCATCCGGGCGATCTGACCGACGGCGCGACCGACCACCTGGCGCTGTCGCCACAGCGACGGTAG
- a CDS encoding DUF7571 family protein: protein MKPCQSCQAAIDEYILDKQLEPLRDLTVDDFNVCADCATIVADACVKCGGAVYVPRSESLTPDYCPACRSDLIDRTGHDPGWNRDLTSS from the coding sequence ATGAAACCGTGCCAAAGCTGTCAGGCGGCCATCGACGAGTACATCTTGGACAAACAACTCGAACCCCTGCGCGACCTCACAGTCGACGACTTCAACGTCTGCGCGGACTGCGCGACCATCGTTGCGGACGCGTGCGTGAAGTGCGGCGGCGCGGTGTACGTCCCTCGGAGCGAATCGCTCACCCCTGACTACTGCCCGGCGTGTCGGTCGGACCTCATCGACCGCACTGGTCACGATCCCGGGTGGAATCGTGACCTTACGTCTTCCTGA
- a CDS encoding cold-shock protein codes for MANGKVDFFNDTGGYGFISTDDGDLDDDEDVFFHMEDVGGEDLTEGTEVEFDIESSPKGPRAANVVRQ; via the coding sequence ATGGCAAACGGTAAGGTTGACTTCTTCAACGACACTGGCGGCTACGGTTTCATTTCGACTGACGACGGCGACCTCGACGACGACGAAGACGTCTTCTTCCACATGGAGGATGTCGGCGGTGAGGACCTGACGGAAGGTACTGAGGTCGAGTTCGACATCGAGTCCTCACCGAAGGGGCCTCGCGCGGCGAACGTCGTCCGTCAGTAA